One genomic segment of Pseudoalteromonas sp. GCY includes these proteins:
- a CDS encoding IS1182 family transposase — protein sequence MLKDKTPQQYELEMVAIDQLVPKDHLVRLIDLAIDFEFIRDEVTHLYCKNNGRPAVDPVRMFKILFLGYLFGIQSERRLIKEIQVNVAYRWFLGMGLAEDVIHHSTLSQNRIKRFKDSNIYQSIFDNIVRQAMKQKLIGGYSLFADSTHLKANANKKRYDIEDLKVSPSVYVEQLNEAVLQDREDEGKKPLKCKEETPCTKPTKVSRTDPDSGFMVRDEKPKGFFYLDHRIVDGKHGIIVDTHATAGNVHDSQPIICRLDRALDTFEINPIAVGLDAGYFTAAVCHNLEERQLVGVLGYRRPNKKKGYFAKREYQYQADTDTYLCPQGETLIYKTTSRTGYRHYHSDSRKCGRCPVRNQCTASKNQTKVITRHVWQSSVENANAIRLSDWGKKLYRRRAETVERSFADAKQHHGHRYCRYRGLPKVTAQCLLAAACQNMKKMALMAAH from the coding sequence ATGCTTAAAGACAAAACCCCTCAGCAATATGAACTAGAAATGGTCGCTATCGACCAATTGGTTCCAAAAGACCATTTAGTTCGCCTGATTGACCTTGCGATTGATTTCGAATTCATCCGCGATGAAGTCACCCATCTCTACTGTAAAAACAATGGTCGCCCAGCGGTTGACCCAGTGCGAATGTTCAAGATTTTATTTCTTGGATACCTGTTTGGCATTCAAAGCGAGCGTCGCTTGATTAAGGAAATCCAAGTCAATGTCGCATATCGTTGGTTTTTAGGTATGGGACTAGCTGAAGATGTCATCCACCACTCGACGCTAAGCCAAAACCGCATAAAGCGCTTTAAAGACAGCAACATTTATCAATCCATCTTCGATAACATTGTCCGCCAAGCGATGAAGCAAAAACTCATAGGTGGCTATAGCTTATTTGCTGACAGTACACACCTCAAAGCCAATGCCAATAAAAAGCGCTATGACATAGAAGACTTAAAAGTCAGTCCTTCAGTGTATGTAGAGCAATTGAACGAAGCGGTACTGCAAGACCGGGAGGATGAAGGAAAAAAGCCCCTGAAGTGTAAGGAAGAAACACCTTGCACAAAACCAACCAAAGTCAGCCGCACCGACCCAGATAGCGGGTTTATGGTACGGGATGAAAAGCCAAAAGGGTTCTTCTATCTAGACCATCGAATTGTGGATGGTAAACACGGCATTATTGTTGACACACACGCCACCGCAGGCAATGTCCATGACTCACAACCTATTATCTGTCGACTCGACAGAGCGCTCGATACCTTTGAGATAAACCCTATCGCGGTTGGGCTAGATGCAGGCTATTTTACCGCCGCGGTATGCCACAATCTGGAAGAAAGGCAATTAGTTGGCGTGCTGGGATACCGAAGACCAAATAAAAAGAAAGGCTACTTCGCCAAACGTGAGTATCAATATCAAGCCGATACAGATACTTACCTGTGCCCGCAAGGTGAAACTCTAATCTACAAAACAACAAGCCGAACAGGCTATCGTCACTATCATTCCGACTCAAGAAAATGTGGACGCTGTCCAGTCAGAAATCAATGCACAGCCAGTAAAAATCAAACCAAAGTTATAACGCGGCATGTTTGGCAATCAAGCGTAGAAAACGCCAATGCGATTAGGCTGAGCGACTGGGGTAAAAAGCTCTATCGACGACGAGCCGAAACGGTGGAAAGAAGCTTCGCTGATGCGAAACAACATCATGGACATCGCTACTGCAGATATAGAGGCCTGCCAAAAGTGACCGCGCAGTGCTTGTTAGCAGCGGCATGTCAAAATATGAAGAAAATGGCGCTCATGGCTGCACACTAG
- the serC gene encoding 3-phosphoserine/phosphohydroxythreonine transaminase: protein MTVYNFCAGPAMLPVEVMKKAQKEFLDWQNLGVSVMEVSHRSAPYLEMAKQCEASLRRLMNISDEFEVLFMHGGGRGHFAAVPLNLHVDGVPGVYIENGIWSTGATKEGEKFTQTHAINIRTDENGQFDILPVSEWKLPENASYIHYCPNETIDGIEIFDVPKHATAPIVADMSSNILSREINVDDFDLIYAGAQKNIGPSGLSIAIVRKALLKREGLPRPAILDYAIEADQQSMYNTPPTFAWYLAFEVFKYLESIGGVKAMEAHNQEKAAILYDYIDGSDFYSNKVAKHCRSLMNVPFWLNDDSLNAKFLAEAEQNGLIALEGHRFVGGMRASIYNAMPIEGIKALVAFMDKFARENS from the coding sequence ATGACGGTTTATAATTTTTGCGCGGGTCCTGCGATGTTACCTGTTGAAGTTATGAAAAAAGCGCAAAAAGAATTTCTAGATTGGCAAAATCTTGGTGTTTCAGTGATGGAAGTGAGCCATCGCTCGGCACCGTATCTCGAAATGGCAAAGCAATGCGAAGCAAGCTTACGTCGTTTGATGAACATCTCTGATGAATTTGAAGTCTTGTTTATGCATGGTGGTGGTCGAGGTCACTTTGCTGCTGTGCCGCTAAACCTACATGTAGATGGTGTACCTGGCGTATATATCGAAAACGGTATCTGGTCTACTGGCGCGACGAAAGAAGGTGAAAAATTCACGCAAACGCATGCAATTAATATTCGTACTGACGAAAATGGTCAATTCGACATTTTACCTGTCTCCGAGTGGAAGTTACCAGAAAACGCTTCATATATTCACTATTGTCCAAACGAAACCATCGACGGTATCGAGATATTTGACGTTCCAAAGCATGCAACCGCGCCAATTGTAGCGGACATGTCTTCCAATATTTTATCTCGTGAAATTAACGTCGATGACTTTGATTTGATCTATGCTGGTGCGCAAAAAAATATCGGTCCTTCGGGCCTCAGTATCGCCATTGTACGTAAGGCTTTATTGAAGCGTGAAGGGCTGCCAAGACCTGCCATCCTTGATTACGCCATTGAGGCTGATCAGCAAAGCATGTACAACACACCACCAACATTTGCATGGTATCTTGCGTTTGAGGTGTTCAAGTATCTCGAAAGCATTGGTGGTGTTAAAGCCATGGAAGCGCACAATCAAGAAAAAGCAGCCATTTTATACGATTATATTGATGGCTCTGACTTCTATTCAAACAAAGTTGCAAAACATTGTCGCTCATTGATGAATGTACCATTTTGGTTAAATGATGACAGCCTAAATGCTAAATTCTTGGCAGAGGCAGAACAAAACGGTTTAATTGCACTTGAAGGCCACCGTTTTGTTGGCGGTATGCGAGCTAGTATATACAACGCCATGCCAATTGAAGGGATCAAAGCGTTAGTTGCATTTATGGATAAATTCGCACGGGAGAACAGTTGA
- the aroA gene encoding 3-phosphoshikimate 1-carboxyvinyltransferase — MEQLTLKPITKVSGSVTLPGSKSLSNRILLLAALCEGTTKVTNLLDSDDIRHMLGALSQLGVEVTLEDDNTVALVKGNGGTFNTPVEPLFLGNAGTAYRPLTAVLAAIPGDYELIGEPRMEERPIGHLVDAMQTLGADIQYLKNKDYPPLKIAGKQLAGGEVEIDGSISSQFLTALLMAAPLFSGDTNIAIKGELVSKPYIDITIGVMAHFGVHVENHDYQHFVVKAGQQYQSPGTLMVEGDASSASYFIAAAAIAGGEIEIKGVGKQSVQGDIGFAKVMEQVGANIDWHDERIVVRKGELNGVDIDANAIPDAAMTLATVALFAKGKTAIRNIYNWRVKETDRLAAMATELKKVGAEVVEGHDFIEVTPPANFNFTDVDTYNDHRIAMCFSMVAVGGQAITINDPKCTAKTFPTYFSVLESISQY; from the coding sequence ATGGAACAATTGACCCTCAAGCCTATTACTAAAGTCAGTGGCAGTGTGACGCTACCTGGCTCTAAAAGCTTATCAAATCGTATTTTGTTGCTTGCAGCGTTGTGCGAAGGCACGACAAAAGTGACGAATTTATTGGATAGCGATGACATCCGCCATATGTTAGGCGCATTGTCTCAGTTAGGCGTTGAAGTAACGTTAGAAGACGATAATACGGTGGCACTGGTCAAAGGAAATGGTGGCACCTTTAACACCCCTGTTGAGCCGCTATTTTTAGGCAATGCGGGTACAGCATATCGACCATTAACTGCAGTGCTTGCAGCTATACCCGGTGATTATGAACTGATTGGTGAGCCACGAATGGAAGAGCGCCCAATTGGCCATCTTGTTGATGCCATGCAAACGCTTGGTGCAGATATTCAATATCTCAAAAATAAAGACTACCCGCCGTTAAAAATTGCAGGTAAGCAACTTGCTGGTGGTGAAGTTGAGATTGATGGCAGTATCTCAAGCCAATTCTTAACTGCATTATTGATGGCAGCACCGCTTTTTAGTGGCGATACGAATATTGCGATTAAAGGTGAACTGGTTTCAAAGCCTTATATTGATATTACCATTGGCGTGATGGCGCACTTTGGGGTGCATGTCGAAAACCACGATTACCAGCATTTTGTGGTAAAAGCAGGCCAGCAGTATCAATCTCCTGGAACACTTATGGTCGAAGGGGATGCCTCGTCAGCCTCTTATTTCATCGCAGCAGCTGCAATTGCAGGTGGTGAAATTGAGATAAAGGGAGTGGGTAAACAAAGTGTGCAAGGTGATATCGGCTTTGCCAAAGTGATGGAACAAGTCGGTGCAAACATTGATTGGCATGATGAGCGTATCGTTGTCCGAAAAGGTGAGCTAAATGGTGTGGACATTGACGCCAATGCTATCCCCGATGCGGCGATGACGCTTGCAACCGTAGCGCTATTCGCAAAAGGTAAAACGGCAATTCGTAATATCTACAATTGGCGCGTGAAAGAAACCGATAGGCTAGCTGCCATGGCGACTGAACTTAAAAAAGTAGGCGCAGAAGTGGTAGAAGGGCACGACTTTATCGAAGTTACGCCACCGGCCAATTTTAATTTCACGGATGTAGATACATATAATGACCACCGTATTGCGATGTGTTTTTCGATGGTAGCAGTGGGCGGTCAAGCGATCACGATTAACGACCCTAAATGTACGGCAAAAACTTTCCCAACCTATTTTTCAGTGTTAGAAAGCATTAGTCAGTATTAA
- the cmk gene encoding (d)CMP kinase, which produces MQAAMPVITVDGPSGSGKGTVCRLLAETLNWEVLDSGAIYRVLSLAALHHQIATDNEEGLVPLAANLDVQFSIDKETKKSKIVLEGEDVTNTIRNEEVGAAASKIAALPRVREALLRRQRAFRTEVGLIADGRDMGTVVFPDAELKIYLTASAEERARRRFVELNEKGHDVTLSGLLEDIKARDDRDMNRKVAPLVPASDAIVVDTTEHNAEQVFKQVMSFIQDAIVAGKLPKSCLPK; this is translated from the coding sequence ATGCAGGCAGCTATGCCAGTTATCACCGTAGACGGCCCAAGTGGTTCAGGCAAAGGAACTGTTTGTCGCTTGTTAGCTGAAACATTAAATTGGGAAGTGTTGGATAGCGGTGCGATTTATCGCGTGCTTTCGTTAGCAGCATTACACCACCAAATTGCAACTGATAACGAAGAGGGGTTGGTCCCACTCGCTGCCAATTTGGATGTACAATTTTCTATCGATAAAGAAACTAAAAAAAGCAAAATTGTACTTGAAGGTGAAGATGTTACTAACACCATTCGCAATGAAGAAGTCGGCGCAGCAGCGTCAAAAATTGCGGCGCTACCTCGAGTGAGAGAAGCATTATTACGACGTCAGCGCGCTTTTAGAACTGAAGTTGGCTTAATTGCAGATGGACGTGATATGGGAACGGTGGTGTTCCCTGATGCTGAACTTAAAATTTATTTGACTGCAAGTGCAGAAGAACGTGCTCGCAGGCGATTTGTTGAGTTGAATGAGAAAGGCCATGATGTTACACTAAGTGGTCTGTTAGAAGACATTAAAGCTCGCGATGATCGCGATATGAATCGCAAGGTTGCCCCATTAGTTCCTGCTAGCGATGCGATAGTTGTTGATACAACTGAGCATAATGCTGAGCAAGTGTTCAAACAGGTTATGTCTTTTATTCAAGACGCCATTGTGGCAGGTAAACTTCCAAAAAGTTGTTTACCTAAGTAA
- the rpsA gene encoding 30S ribosomal protein S1 — protein sequence MSENFAQLFEESLQGFEVEQGSIVKGTVIAIENNVVLVDAGLKSESAIPAEQFKNAAGELEVAVGDEVDVALDAIEDGFGETILSREKAKRHEAWIRLEKACEEHETVVGMINGKVKGGFTVEVDSIRAFLPGSLVDVRPVRDTAHLEGKELEFKVIKLDQKRNNVVVSRRAVIESENSQEREELLQNLVEGQEVKGIVKNLTDYGAFVDLGGVDGLLHITDMAWKRVKHPSEIVNVGDEINVKVLKFDKEKTRVSLGLKQLGEDPWAAIAGRYPEGAKLTGRVTNLTDYGCFVEIEEGVEGLVHVSEMDWTNKNIHPSKVVSLGDTVEVMVLEIDEERRRISLGLKQCKANPWQEFARLNNKGDQVSGKIKSITDFGIFIGLDGGIDGLVHLSDISWNTPGEEAVREYKKGDEITAIVLQVDPERERISLGVKQIDADPFTNYLDANKKGAIVKGKVTEVDAKGATVELIEGVEGYIRVADIAQERVEDATAAVSEGDEIEAKFVGVDRKNRTISLSVKAIYEAEEKEVLEKLKKDEPAFENAMAAAFKNAQKD from the coding sequence ATGTCAGAAAATTTTGCGCAGTTATTTGAAGAAAGCCTACAGGGTTTTGAAGTTGAGCAAGGCTCAATCGTTAAAGGTACAGTAATCGCTATCGAGAACAACGTTGTTCTTGTTGATGCTGGCCTTAAGTCTGAAAGTGCAATCCCTGCAGAGCAATTCAAAAATGCTGCTGGTGAACTAGAAGTTGCTGTTGGCGACGAAGTTGATGTAGCACTTGACGCTATCGAAGACGGTTTCGGTGAGACTATCCTTTCTCGTGAGAAAGCGAAGCGTCACGAAGCTTGGATCCGTCTAGAGAAAGCATGTGAAGAGCACGAAACTGTTGTTGGTATGATCAACGGTAAAGTTAAAGGCGGTTTCACAGTTGAAGTTGATTCAATCCGTGCATTCCTACCTGGTTCACTTGTTGATGTACGTCCAGTTCGCGATACAGCTCACCTTGAAGGTAAAGAGCTTGAGTTCAAAGTTATCAAGCTAGACCAGAAGCGCAACAACGTTGTTGTTTCACGTCGTGCTGTTATCGAATCTGAGAACTCACAAGAGCGTGAAGAGCTTCTTCAAAACCTTGTTGAAGGTCAAGAAGTTAAGGGTATCGTTAAGAACCTTACAGACTACGGTGCATTCGTAGACTTAGGTGGTGTTGACGGTCTTCTACACATCACTGACATGGCTTGGAAGCGTGTTAAGCACCCTTCAGAGATCGTGAACGTAGGTGACGAAATCAACGTTAAAGTTCTTAAGTTCGACAAAGAGAAGACTCGTGTTTCTCTAGGTCTTAAGCAACTTGGCGAAGATCCTTGGGCTGCTATCGCTGGTCGTTACCCAGAAGGTGCTAAGCTTACTGGTCGTGTAACTAACCTAACTGACTACGGCTGTTTCGTTGAAATCGAAGAAGGCGTTGAAGGTCTAGTACACGTTTCAGAAATGGATTGGACTAATAAGAACATCCACCCTTCAAAAGTAGTTTCACTAGGTGATACTGTTGAAGTTATGGTTCTTGAAATCGACGAAGAGCGTCGTCGTATTTCTCTAGGTCTTAAGCAGTGTAAAGCTAACCCTTGGCAAGAATTTGCTCGTCTTAACAACAAAGGCGACCAAGTTTCTGGTAAGATCAAGTCTATCACTGACTTTGGTATCTTCATCGGTCTTGACGGCGGTATCGACGGTCTTGTACACCTATCTGACATCTCTTGGAACACTCCAGGTGAAGAAGCTGTACGTGAGTACAAGAAAGGTGACGAAATCACAGCTATCGTTCTACAAGTTGACCCAGAGCGTGAGCGTATCTCTCTAGGCGTTAAGCAAATCGACGCTGATCCATTCACTAACTACCTAGACGCCAACAAAAAAGGTGCTATTGTTAAAGGTAAAGTGACTGAAGTTGATGCTAAAGGCGCAACTGTTGAGCTAATCGAAGGCGTTGAAGGTTACATCCGTGTAGCTGACATCGCGCAAGAGCGTGTTGAAGACGCGACTGCTGCTGTTTCTGAAGGCGACGAAATCGAAGCTAAATTTGTAGGTGTTGATCGTAAGAACCGTACTATCAGCCTATCAGTTAAAGCTATCTACGAAGCTGAAGAAAAAGAAGTACTAGAGAAGCTTAAGAAAGATGAGCCTGCGTTCGAAAACGCAATGGCTGCAGCTTTCAAAAATGCTCAAAAAGACTAA
- the ihfB gene encoding integration host factor subunit beta has protein sequence MTKSELIEQLALQHAHVPVKDVENAVKEILEQMAGSLSDSERIEIRGFGSFSLHFRSPRTGRNPKTGETVELDGKYVPHFKPGKELRDRVNESLNN, from the coding sequence ATGACAAAGTCTGAATTGATAGAACAACTTGCACTGCAGCACGCTCACGTTCCTGTTAAAGATGTAGAGAATGCGGTAAAAGAAATCCTTGAACAAATGGCTGGCTCATTATCAGACTCGGAACGTATCGAAATCCGTGGTTTTGGTAGTTTCTCGCTTCACTTCCGTTCTCCTCGCACTGGTCGTAATCCTAAGACGGGCGAAACAGTAGAATTGGATGGTAAATACGTACCACACTTTAAGCCAGGCAAAGAGCTGCGCGATAGAGTAAACGAAAGCTTAAATAATTAA
- a CDS encoding lipopolysaccharide assembly protein LapA domain-containing protein — MVAVLKKGLAVVAILIAFLVGTQNPQVVNVNFVIASAELPLATLMSICLALGIIIGLLVTASVLSKLKWQNHRLKKSNSKLSQAAER; from the coding sequence TTGGTTGCAGTATTGAAAAAGGGATTAGCTGTTGTTGCCATACTGATTGCATTTCTAGTTGGAACACAAAATCCACAAGTTGTTAATGTCAATTTTGTAATTGCAAGTGCAGAGTTACCACTCGCAACCTTAATGAGTATTTGCTTAGCTCTTGGGATAATTATTGGTTTACTTGTAACAGCATCGGTTTTATCTAAGCTTAAATGGCAAAATCATCGCCTAAAAAAAAGTAATAGTAAGCTTAGTCAAGCAGCCGAACGCTAG
- a CDS encoding lipopolysaccharide assembly protein LapB has protein sequence MIELLFLLLPVAAAYGYVMGKNSAKNQALEQSRQITSEYSKGLKFLLDREEDQGLEHLTKLLEVSADSVDHYLTLASLFRKRGELDRAIKIHELLLKQPNLDEEVVKSCRLELAQDYILAGLLDSAEEHLVILVKLGFKDALDPILNLYSQTRDWRKGVHMYEAHPELFKKSSHCATIANFYCEAANQEKNPSLFEKATSLAHETVRPLYEMGKDAYKHDDYVKCIYYWRKLVSQFVYMAPLVIEDLESCYVQLNIHDQFFELVSELLEKGGVLIRIKFCQGLVQKGHISEAIEFLTDSLKREPSIRGFSYLLQLISGKDAKIDHVLQEIDKLVKSYIATKPNYQCGHCGFTSHTMYWLCPSCKHWESLAPSRGLDGF, from the coding sequence ATGATCGAGCTGCTGTTTTTATTACTACCTGTAGCCGCCGCTTACGGTTATGTTATGGGTAAAAATAGTGCTAAGAATCAAGCCCTAGAGCAAAGTAGACAAATTACCTCTGAATACAGTAAAGGCCTAAAATTCCTGCTAGATAGGGAAGAAGATCAGGGTCTTGAACACCTCACCAAATTACTTGAAGTCTCAGCAGACTCCGTCGACCATTATTTAACACTTGCATCGCTCTTTAGAAAGCGGGGAGAGTTAGATAGAGCGATAAAAATTCATGAGCTACTACTTAAACAACCTAATCTAGATGAAGAAGTGGTGAAGTCCTGTCGCCTAGAGCTTGCTCAAGATTACATTTTAGCTGGTCTATTGGATAGCGCTGAAGAACACTTAGTCATTCTTGTAAAACTTGGGTTTAAAGATGCACTCGATCCAATTTTAAACCTATACTCTCAAACTAGAGATTGGCGAAAAGGTGTTCATATGTATGAAGCGCATCCTGAGCTTTTTAAAAAGTCGTCTCATTGCGCCACTATTGCAAACTTCTATTGTGAAGCTGCAAATCAAGAAAAGAACCCGAGCCTATTCGAAAAAGCGACATCGCTCGCGCATGAAACAGTAAGACCCTTGTACGAGATGGGCAAAGATGCATACAAACATGATGATTACGTGAAGTGTATATATTATTGGCGAAAGCTCGTGAGTCAATTTGTATATATGGCACCGCTAGTAATAGAAGACCTCGAATCCTGTTATGTTCAATTAAACATTCACGATCAATTCTTTGAATTAGTCTCAGAGTTATTAGAAAAAGGAGGCGTGCTGATCAGAATTAAGTTTTGCCAAGGGTTAGTCCAAAAAGGTCATATTTCTGAGGCAATAGAGTTTCTAACTGATAGTTTAAAGCGTGAACCATCAATTAGGGGCTTTAGTTATTTGCTGCAACTCATTAGCGGCAAAGATGCTAAAATAGACCACGTACTACAAGAAATAGATAAATTGGTGAAGTCTTATATTGCAACTAAGCCAAACTATCAATGTGGTCACTGTGGGTTTACAAGTCATACTATGTATTGGTTATGTCCCTCCTGCAAACATTGGGAGTCACTTGCTCCAAGCCGTGGGTTAGACGGTTTTTAA
- the pyrF gene encoding orotidine-5'-phosphate decarboxylase, which translates to MSTQDLKKVLIALDYDNEEAALSFVSQLSPDECRLKVGKEMFTYFGPQFVKKLVDMNFDVFLDLKFHDIPNTVAKAVIAAAELGVWMVNVHASGGHEMMSKAKEALVAYGDKAPLLIAVTVLTSMDQGQLLKLGIEKTPQEQVLYLAKLAKESGLDGVVCSAQEAELLKAQLGEEFKLVTPGIRPAGADAGDQKRIMTPEKAVKAGSDYLVIGRPITKAEDPAATLKAINNSIAEI; encoded by the coding sequence ATGTCGACACAAGATTTAAAAAAGGTTTTGATTGCGCTTGATTATGATAATGAAGAAGCTGCATTATCATTTGTTTCTCAGCTTTCACCTGACGAATGCCGATTGAAAGTAGGTAAAGAGATGTTTACCTATTTTGGCCCTCAGTTTGTAAAAAAACTGGTAGATATGAATTTTGATGTATTCTTAGACCTAAAATTTCATGATATTCCAAACACAGTTGCAAAAGCTGTAATTGCCGCAGCTGAACTTGGTGTGTGGATGGTAAATGTTCACGCCAGCGGCGGTCATGAAATGATGTCAAAAGCAAAAGAAGCGTTGGTAGCTTACGGCGATAAAGCGCCGCTACTTATTGCTGTGACCGTACTAACGAGTATGGATCAAGGTCAGCTATTAAAGCTTGGAATTGAAAAGACACCTCAAGAGCAAGTGCTATATCTTGCAAAATTAGCAAAAGAATCAGGCCTAGATGGCGTAGTTTGCTCTGCGCAAGAAGCCGAACTTTTAAAAGCTCAACTCGGTGAAGAATTTAAGCTTGTGACACCGGGTATTCGACCAGCAGGTGCTGATGCTGGCGATCAAAAACGTATTATGACTCCTGAAAAAGCAGTGAAGGCGGGTAGTGATTATCTAGTGATAGGGCGCCCAATTACTAAAGCCGAAGATCCTGCTGCTACGCTTAAGGCGATTAACAATAGCATAGCCGAAATTTAA
- a CDS encoding contractile injection system protein, VgrG/Pvc8 family translates to MHTRMTIYGTSQSTKVVSFELSTCINEVFICHSTLGSGSYLSYGLLTENDVTFETIDPDQTSTFFKGTLFEIRTRMTSEHTYSYQVTSKPRTELRKQTEKSQVFVKTNVQSLISALILKAGYSQDPIKWRVTKDLPTRPQCAQALENDDSFFTRLLAKYSLIYWLECHDFIGSRVIPESN, encoded by the coding sequence ATGCACACAAGGATGACCATTTACGGCACAAGCCAAAGTACTAAGGTCGTTAGTTTTGAACTAAGCACTTGTATAAATGAAGTTTTTATTTGCCATAGCACTTTAGGATCAGGCTCCTACCTTTCTTACGGACTTTTGACTGAGAATGATGTAACTTTTGAAACAATCGACCCAGATCAAACAAGCACTTTTTTCAAGGGTACCCTTTTTGAAATTCGTACGAGGATGACTTCTGAGCACACTTATTCTTATCAAGTCACCTCAAAACCAAGGACTGAACTACGCAAACAAACAGAGAAAAGCCAAGTTTTTGTAAAAACCAATGTACAATCTTTGATCAGCGCCCTTATTTTAAAAGCCGGCTATTCACAAGATCCTATAAAATGGCGAGTTACTAAAGATTTACCCACGCGACCGCAGTGCGCACAAGCGCTAGAAAACGACGACTCTTTTTTCACCCGACTCTTGGCAAAGTACAGCTTAATTTATTGGCTTGAATGCCATGATTTTATTGGATCGAGAGTGATTCCGGAGAGTAATTGA
- the tssJ gene encoding type VI secretion system lipoprotein TssJ, producing the protein MSTYVKLDVTATDNINLNQFNEPLPVVLKVYQLTDIQAFKNSTFEQLWKSDKSILANTLVTVEERTVNPSDRIKIEFEQAESAKYVAFVALFRDRTGGNWRAFYDLNDWPVPLSTSLDIEITSNSLRLPEVEEDK; encoded by the coding sequence ATGTCTACTTACGTAAAGTTAGACGTAACTGCTACTGATAACATAAATTTAAACCAGTTTAACGAGCCACTACCTGTGGTATTAAAAGTATATCAACTTACTGATATTCAAGCGTTTAAAAATTCTACATTTGAACAGCTTTGGAAGTCAGATAAATCAATTCTGGCTAACACCTTAGTTACGGTAGAAGAACGCACCGTAAACCCCTCAGATCGTATAAAAATCGAGTTTGAACAAGCTGAATCTGCAAAGTACGTGGCTTTTGTTGCGCTATTTAGAGACAGAACGGGTGGTAACTGGCGCGCATTTTATGACTTAAATGATTGGCCTGTGCCTTTATCTACTTCTCTAGATATTGAAATTACAAGTAACTCGCTTCGCTTACCTGAAGTCGAGGAGGACAAGTAA